One segment of Danaus plexippus chromosome 10, MEX_DaPlex, whole genome shotgun sequence DNA contains the following:
- the LOC116766879 gene encoding uncharacterized protein LOC116766879: MGWWINKFTRPSNSCSCGALCYHMEDDENDIFYQSSNIIFTFNHIIYDVDDIYSLTCCGVNIFNVDMTAEDESFLKNVTDVITESENLPRMFPSTYYRPTGLSVTMDINKSVQINERVDIILLKKVKTVDELLSFKKQNPNYNNKTIVVWLTRWTIEEISIVKFSDGVVLDLFDDNPSWDEFCNCPLDFCKENRKPVFYVKKYIIKEYYQLSNRERLINVMADGIVKNRLDGIIVVDDNSDKKLPKEMISSLIRALDNSEKNIDVSKEYFEKSFKTKIPLLAPLSTAFAASLAALTSGARVILVLSVTGVSSQLISFTSPPCHIICIISRKSMARRLHMYRKVIPLFCKTNRSTNWHQKCWSRIHFGTTFALKIGLLELGAKLVVVQPSEEANGYCDSLRILSIPLLCDK; encoded by the exons atgggCTGGTGGATAAATAAGTTTACACGACCTTCTAACTCTTGCAGTTGTGgt GCTCTGTGCTATCATATGGAGGATGATGaaaacgatatattttatcaatcttccaatataatatttaccttCA ACCATATAATATACGACGTAGATGACATCTACAGTCTCACTTGTTGCGGCGTCAACATCTTCAACGTTGATATGACGGCTGAAGATGAATCGTTCTTAAAAAACGTCACAGATGTTATTACTGAATCCGAAAATCTACCAAGAATGTTTCCATCTACATACTACAGACCAACGGGTTTATCAGTTACTATGGACATCAACAAATCTGTACAAATTAACGAAAGA gtggatatcatattattgaaaaaagtgAAAACAGTTGATGAATTGCTAAGTTTTAAAAAGCAAAATCCAAACTACAACAACAAAACAATCGTGGTCTGGCTGACGAGGTGGACGATTGAGGAAATTAGTATTGTTAAG TTTTCAGATGGAGTTGTGTTAGATCTTTTCGACGATAATCCAAGTTGGGATGAATTTTGTAACTGTCCTCTGGACTTTTGTAAAgag AACCGAAAACcggttttttatgtaaaaaaatatataataaaggaatATTACCAACTGTCAAATAGAGAACggttaataaatgtaatggcTGATGGAATTGTTAAGAACCGCCTCGATGGAATAATTGTAGTGGACGATAATTCGGACAAAAAATTGCCAAAAGAAATGATTAGCTCTCTGATAAGAGCACTTGATAactctgaaaaaaatattgacgtGTCCAAAGAATATTTTGAGAAAAGCTTTAAG acGAAAATACCTCTGCTTGCACCTTTATCTACAGCTTTTGCGGCATCCCTGGCGGCtcttacaagtggcgccagaGTAATACTAGTACTATCAGTCACCGGTGTTTCATCTCAATTGATATCTTTTACCTCACCCCCGTGTCATATCATCTGTATTATATCTAGAAAATCAATGGCTCGTCGACTACATATGTACCGTAAAGTCATCCCATTATTCTGTAAAA CGAATCGCTCCACAAACTGGCATCAGAAATGTTGGAGTCGCATACATTTTGGCACGACTTTCGCTTTGAAGATCGGTTTGCTGGAGCTTGGAGCCAAATTAGTGGTGGTACAGCCCTCGGAAGAAGCAAATGGATATTGTGATTCTTTGCGAATTTTGTCCATTCCACTGCTGTGTGATAAGTGA